The Kribbella shirazensis genomic interval ACGTCGCCGGCGCACGCCATCACCACGTCAGGTTCGCCGTCGTCGTTGCTCGCGAACTCCCACACCCCGATGCCACGAGCACAGTGCAGCGCGGCGGCTTCCGGGGCGAGCCAGTCGGCCTGTGGCTGTTTCCCGGCCACGATGACGTTGATGTAGCCCTTGCTCCGCAGGCAGTGGTCGGCGGTCGCGAGCAACGTGTTGGTGTCCGGCGGCAGGTACACGCGGACGACCTCTGCCTTCTTGTTCACCACGTGATCGATGAAACCGGGATCCTGGTGGGAGAAGCCGTTGTGGTCCTGCCGCCAGACGTGCGAGGTGAGCAGGTAGTTCAGTGATGCGATGGGTCGGCGCCAGGGGAGTGCGCGGGTGACCTTGAGCCACTTCGCGTGCTGGTTGACCATCGAGTCGACGATGTGCACGAAGGCCTCGTAGCAGGAGAACCAGCCGTGCCGTCCGGTCAGCAGGTAGCCCTCCAGCCAGCCTTGGCAGGTGTGCTCGCTGAGGATCTCCATGACACGGCCGTCCACCGCGAGGTGCTCGTCGGTGGGGAGTACTTCGGCGTTCCAGGCCTTGCCGGTCACGTCGTACAGCGCGTCGAGCCGGTTGGAGGCGGTCTCGTCGGGGCCGAAGACCCGGAAGTTGCGGTGCGCCAGGTTGGCGCGCATGACGTCGCGCAGGTAGTAACCGAGGACCCGGGTCGGCTCGTGCTCGGACTCACCAGGACTCGGTACGGAGACGGCGTACTGCGCGACGTCGGGCAGGTCGAGGTCACGCCGGAGCAGGCCGCCGTTGCTGTGTGGGCTCGAACCCATGCGGCGCTCGGTCGGGGGCACTTGCCGCAGCAATCGCTCCACCGGTCGGCCGTCGGCGTCGAACAGCTCCTCCGGGTGGTAGCTGCGCAGCCAGTCTTCGAGCATCCGTAGATGCTCCGGCGACGTGCGTACGCCGGCCAGCGGCACCTGGTGCGCCCGCCACGTCCCTTCCACCGGTACGCCGTCGACCTCGCGCGGGCCGGTCCAGCCCTTCGGAGTGCGCAGTACGATCATCGGCCACGGCCGGCGGGGCACGTCCTGCTGGGAGCGCGCTTCGGTCTGGATCGCCGCGATGTCGTCGAGGGCCTGGTCGAGGGTGGTCGCGAGCGCCTGGTGGACGTGCTCGGGTTCCCGGCCGTCGACAAGGTACGGCCGGTAGCCGTACCCCTCGAGCAGTCTCGTGAGCTCCTCGTCGCCGATCCTGGCGAGGAGCGCCGGATTGGCGATCTTGTACCCGTTGAGGTGCAGGATCGGCAGCACGGCGCCATCGGTGGCCGGATCGAGGAACTTGTTCGAGTGCCACGACGCCGCGAGCGGACCGGTCTCGGCTTCGCCGTCGCCGATCACGCAAGCGACGACGAGGCCGGGGTTGTCGAGCACCGCGCCGTACGCGTGGCTGAGCGCGTAGCCGAGCTCGCCGCCCTCGTGGATCGAGCCCGGCAGCTCTGGTGCGACGTGGCTCGGGATGCCGCCGGGGAAGGAGAACTGGTGGAACAGGCGGGCCATGCCGGACGCGTCCCGGGACACGTCCGGGTAGACGTCGCTGTAGCTGCCTTCGAGCCAGGTGTTGGCGGCGATGGCAGGTCCGCCGTGGCCGGGGCCGATGACGTACATCATGGTCAGGTCGCGGCGCCGGATCACCCGGTTGAGGTGTGTGTAGAGCATGTTCAGACCGGGCGTCGTACCCCAATGACCGAGCAGGCGCGGCTTGATGTGCTCCGCCCGGAGCGGCTCGGTCAGGAGCGGGTTGCCGAGTAGATAGATCTGGCCGGCGGAGAGGTAGTTGGCCGCGCGCCAGTAGGCGTCGAGATCGGCGACTTCCTCGGCGGACAGGGGCTTGCCGGTGAGTTCGTGCATGGTTTCCAGCGTCGTGGTCGCCGCCGGTGCCGTCCTAGAGGCAAAGGTCCCGGTCGGCCGGAGCCAACGGCACTGGCCGGACGCGCTGCCCTGCGGTGGGCTGGTGGGGTGTCGGAAGGGGCTGCGATGAAGGCGATCGAACACCCGGTATCACCGCCGGACGCAGGGTGGGACGTGCTGGCGTCGGACGGGTCGGTGGTACGGATCCGGCCGGTGCGCGAGGACGACGAGCCGGCGCTCGAGGCGATGAACCAGCGCGTGTCCGACGAGTCGATGTACCTGCGCTTCTTCGGCATCCGCCGGAGTATGGCCGACGAGTACGCGCACCATCTGGCGGCAGATCACGACAATCACGTCGCTGTGGTGGCGGAGTACGGCGACGACGTGGTCGGGATCGCGAGCTACGAGACACTGCGCGCGGGTGAGGCCGAGATGGCGTTCCTGCTGCAGGACTCGGTACACGGCAAGGGGATCGGAACGCTGCTGCTGGAGCAGTTGGCCGCCGTCGCGCGCGAGAACGGCATCGAGCGACTGCGCGCGGACACGCTGGTCGAGAACGCCAAGATGCTCCGGGTGCTGGCCGATTCGGGATTCGAACAGGTCCGCCGCCTCGACAGCGGCGTGGTCGAACTCGTCCTCGACACGGCGTACCACTCGTCGACCCTGGAGAAGATGGCGGATCGCGAGCGAGCGGCGGAGAACCGTTCGCTGCAACGCCTGTTCTCGCCCCGGACGGTCGCGGTGATCGGAGCCGGCAGGCAGCCTGGTGGGATCGGGCACGAGCTCCTGCACAACATCGTCAGGGGTGGCTTCACCGGTGAGGTCTACGCCGTGAATCCGCACGCCGGCCAGGTCGCGGAGGTACCGGCGTACCCGTCCGTCTCGGCTGTGCCGTCCGTGGTGGATCTCGCGGTCATCGCCGTTCCCGCGGAGCAGGTGCTGGATGTCCTGACGGAGTGCGGCAAGGCCGGAGTCGGGGGTGCCGTCGTGCTGACGTCAGGCTTCTCCGAGCTTGGCACTACGGGCCGCGAGCTGCAGCGCGAGCTGCTGGCGATCGCCCGCCGGCACAGCATCCGGTTGATCGGCCCGAACTGCCTCGGCCTGGTGAACACGGCACCGGACGTGCGCCTGAACGCGACGTTCGCCGAGGTCGCCCCGACGCCTGGAGCGCTCGCGATCGCGGCGCAGTCCGGTGCGGTCGGGATCGCGGTGCTGGAGCATGCCGGCCGCACCGGTCTGGGGATCTCCGAGTTCGTATCGCTCGGCAACAAGGTCGATGTCAGCGGCAACGACGTCCTGCTGCACTGGTGGGGCGACGCGCGCACCGCGGTGATCGGCTTGTACCTGGAGTCGTTCGGGAACCCGCGGAAGTTCGGCGGCCTGGCCCGGATGATCGGCCGGACGAAGCCGATCCTGGTCGTGAAGGGTGGCCGTTCGGTCGGCGGGCGCCGGGCCGGGGTCTCGCACACGGCCGCCGCGGCGACTCCCGAGACCGCTGTCGACGCGCTGTTCGCGCAGTCCGGCGTACTGCGGATGGATACCGTCGAGGAACTGGTGGAAACCGCGCGGGTGCTCGCCGTGCCGCCGCTGCCGCGTGGTCGCCGGGTGGCGGTCGTCGGCAACGCGGGCGGGGCTGGGATCCTGGCGGCCGATGCGGCGGGACGGCTCGGTCTCGAGCTGCCGGAGCTGAGCACAGACGTGCAGGAACAGCTCGCTGCGGTTGGCGCGGTGGGTACCGGTAATCCCGTCGACCTCGGCGCGGCGGCGTCGCCGCGGAGCCTGGCACAGGCCCTGCAACTGCTGGTCGGTTGCGGGCAGGTCGACAGCGTCGTCGTGAACTACGCCGCAACGCGGGCCGGTAACGTCGTCGAGATCTATCGCGCGATCGCCGAGGCCGGCGACGCGTCCGGCCTGCCGATCGTCGTGAACTGTGTCGGGGCTCGGCACGCCGCGCCGGAGATCGAACTGGCGGACGGACGGCGGTTGCCGGTGTTCCCGTTCCCGGAGAGTGCGGTCCGGGCATTGGCGCACGCTGTTCGGTACGCCGAGTGGCGTGCGCGGCCGCAGGGCGTCGTACCGGAGCTCGCTCGGGTCGACGCGGCCGGAGCCCGTGGAGTGGTCCAACGGTTCTTCCGGGAGTCGCCCGAGGGCGGGTGGCTGGACCCGACGCGAGTCTCCCAGCTGCTGCGGCGCGCCGGGATCTCCGTGATTCCGGTGGCGACAGCGTTCTCCCGTGCGGAGGCGATCGCGGCGGCGGACTCGGCCGGTTATCCGGTCGCGTTGAAGACCGCCGCGCCGGGAGTACTGCACAAGACCGACATCGGCGGCGTGCGTGTCGGGTTGGTGAACGCGGTCCAGCTCGGTCAGGCATACGAGGAGGTCACGTCGGCGGCCGGGAATCCGCAGGTGCTGGTTCAGGCCATGGCGCCCAGGGGGACCGAGCTGGCGATCGGTGTGGTGCGGGACCGGTTGTTCGGCCCACTGCTGATGGCCGGTAGCGGTGGCGTGCTCACCGACGTACTCGCCGATCGGCAGTGGCGCGGGCTGCCGCTGACTGATCTGGACGCGCTCGACATGCTGCACTCTCTGCGGTGCGCGCCCGTGCTGGCGGGCTACCGCGGCGCGAAAGCAGCTGACGAAGAGGCGGTGCTGAGCACCGTCCATCGGATCGCGTGGTTGGCGAACCTGGTGCCCGAGCTCGCCGAGCTGGACATCAACCCACTGGTGGCCGCGCCGTCCGGCGCCTTCGCTGTCGACGTACGAATGCGCCTCACCCCGGCCGCGCCCGAGCCCGACTGGTACGCCCGCCACCTCCGCAGCGACAGGTCCTGATCAGAGCCGGACGCGTTCGAGGTGGGTCGGTGTGACAGCCGTCCAGTCGAGTTCGTCGCGGATACGGTTTGCCAGTGCTGCGCGGGCGTGGTCCTCGCCGTGGACGACGTACACGGTCTCCGGCGGGCTCGGCGCCGCCGAGAGCCACGTGATCAGCTCGTCGGAGTCGGCGTGGGCCGAGAACTCCGGCTGACCGACGACCTGGGCGCGGACCGGTATGTAGCGGCCGTGGATCTTGACCGAGCGGGCGCCGTCCAACAGGGCGCGGCCGCGCGTGCCGGGGACCTGGAAGCCGGGGAGGATCACTGTGTTGCGCTTGCCTGGCAGGAGCCGCTCCAGGTGGTAGAGGACGCGCCCGCCGGTTGCCATGCCGGATGCCGAGATCACGACGGCCGGCCGGCCGGGATCGCTGATCCGCATGGATTCCTCGACGGAGTGGACCAGTCGCAGGGTGCCGGGGTCGAACGGATCCGGTCCGCCGAGGAGCTCCGGACGGAGCTCTGGCGACTTGTTCGTGACGGCCGCCCGGTAGACGTTCAACGCTGCCAGTGCCATGGGGCTGTTCACGAAGACTGGCAAGTGGGGGATGAGGCCGTCCCGCATCAGGCCGGCGAGCTCGTGCAGCAGGACAGCCGTGCGGTCGATCGCGAACGCCGGCATCAGGGTCACTCCGCCCCTGGCGGCGGTCGTACTGATCAGCCGGCCGAGCTGCGCACGGTCGAGCGGCTGATGCTGACGGTCGCCGTACGTCGCCTCGACCAGGACCGTGTCGACGGCCGGCGGGTCCTCTGGCGGGCGGAGCAGGGGATGGTGTTGCCGGCCGAGATCGCCGCTGACCAGAAGACTCTCGCCGGCGAGCTCGAGTTCCGCGAAGGCCGAGCCGAGGATATGACCGGCGCGGTGCAGCGTCACGGTGGTGCCGTCGAGTTCGACGCGGCCGGTGGCCGGTTGGAAGAGCCGGATCGCCCGTTCGGCGTCCTCGGTGTCGAAGAGCGGTTGCGGGGGATCGTGCCGGGAGTAGTCACCGGCGCGGGCGTGCTGGGCGTCCTCCATCTGCAGGTGCGCGGCGTCGCGGAGCACGATCTCGGCGACGTCCGCCGTACCAGGGGTACAGATCACCGGGCCGCGAAAGCCTTGCCGCACGAGGCTGGGCAGGTAGCCGCAGTGGTCGAGGTGCGCATGGGTGAGGACGACGGCGTCCAGCGACGCCGGGTCGACCGGGAACGAATCCCAGTTGCGGCGGCGCCACCGGGCCTCGCCTTGGAACATTCCACAATCGAGCAGGATCCGCTGTTGGCCGCGCTCCACCAGGAACTTGCTGCCGGTCACCGTTCCGGCTGCGCCAAGGAAGGTGAGAGCGCTCATGAGGCGTCTTCGTAGGTCCGCTCGAACCGGAGGGCGACCCGGCTGAGGGCACGCAGCACCGCGATCGTCTCCGCGACCTTCAGGTGGGACTCGGTCGGATGGACGGTGCGGAACAGGTCGTTGCGCAGGTCCTCGAGACCATCGAGCAAGTGCGCCATCTCGTCGACGACGATGACGTCGTACGGCCGCTGGGCGTTGAGCAGCGGGAGGATGTGGCCGCGGAAGGCGGCCAGGGTGTGCTGGGCCTCGGCCAGCCGGCGCTCTTCGAGGAACCAGCTGTCGGTCAAACTGGCCTCGGAGATGTTCGCGAGCTCGGCCTCCCACCGGTCGATCTCCTGACGCAAAGTGCTCATGACGACTCCTTCCACGGGTCTCTCTTCAGGTTCGCCCGTGGCAGGCGTACGCCGCTGCAGGCAAGAGTCCCCACCTGCCGGGTCCTTCGGCCGCACCTCTCGAGCAGCGGGGAAGTTGTATGCCGCAACAAAGACCAGAAGCCGTGGCCTCGGGGGAGGCCACGGCTCCGGTGGTGGATGGTGCTGCGAAGATCACTGCAGCCACGGGTAGCGCTTCACGATCGACAGCCGGGACCACTGCTGACCGAAGCCCCAGGTCTTGCCTGCGGCCACGAGCGCCAGGGCGATGAGGGTGATGGCGCCGAGGATGTGGTCGTCGATGACCGGGTTGTTCTCCGGGGGCAGGGCGGCCGTCCACATCATCAGGTAGAGCAGCGCACCGGACACGGCCGCGATCCGCATCCCGATGCCCAGGGTGAGGGCGAGGCCGATGCCGGCCAGGCCGACCATGAACAGCGGGGTGACCCAGAAGTCGCCGACCAGGGACTGGTAGAAGTCCGCGAACGGGCCGCTGGTGCCCTTACCGAGGAATCCGGCCGTCGGGTCGCCGCCGTCGATCCAGCCCTTGCCGGACGGGGTTGCGTAGCCCAGGCCGAAGACCTTGTCGACGAAGGCCCAGAGGAAGGTGAGGCCGAACGCGATCCGCAGTACGGCCAGAACCCGGCCCGCGGCGGTTCCGATCTGTGGCGGCGTCGCGGCGGGGGTGTCGACAGTGTGAGTGGGCCGGCGGCCGAGGAGTGTCATGGTCTTGTCCTTTGGCGGTCTTTGGTTGATGCCTCAATCGTGTCGCTGGCACACAGGAGGCGGCAGAGTCGACAGGCCCTGGCCCCGGAGCCCAGAAGTCCCCACCTGCCAGGACCCATGTCACGGCGAGCGGGTGCGCGTCCGTCTCTGCGCCACGATCAGGTGACGTCCAGGCCACGGGTCGCGAAGCGCTCGCGGACGGCCGCGGTCTGCTGGGGCGTCGGGAGCGGACGGTCGGCCAGGGGGAAGGGAAGGCCGAGAGCCTCGTACTTCGCTGCGGCCAGCGCGTGGAACGGCAGGACGTCGACGCGTTCGACGTTCCCTAGGGCGGCGACGAAGTCGGCCAAGGGCTCGATGTTGTCCGCGGCGTCGTTGAGACCGGGGACGAGCACGAACCGGATCCAGACGCGGCGCTCGAGCCCGGCCAGGCGGCGGGCGAACCTGAGGGTGGGCGTCACGTCACCGCCGCCGGTGACCTGGGCGTAGGTCGCCGGGGCGAAGGACTTGATGTCGAGCAGCACGAGATCGGTGTCGAGCAGGAGCTCGTCGGTGGCGCGGGTGCCGAGTGCTCCC includes:
- a CDS encoding bifunctional GNAT family N-acetyltransferase/acetate--CoA ligase family protein — its product is MKAIEHPVSPPDAGWDVLASDGSVVRIRPVREDDEPALEAMNQRVSDESMYLRFFGIRRSMADEYAHHLAADHDNHVAVVAEYGDDVVGIASYETLRAGEAEMAFLLQDSVHGKGIGTLLLEQLAAVARENGIERLRADTLVENAKMLRVLADSGFEQVRRLDSGVVELVLDTAYHSSTLEKMADRERAAENRSLQRLFSPRTVAVIGAGRQPGGIGHELLHNIVRGGFTGEVYAVNPHAGQVAEVPAYPSVSAVPSVVDLAVIAVPAEQVLDVLTECGKAGVGGAVVLTSGFSELGTTGRELQRELLAIARRHSIRLIGPNCLGLVNTAPDVRLNATFAEVAPTPGALAIAAQSGAVGIAVLEHAGRTGLGISEFVSLGNKVDVSGNDVLLHWWGDARTAVIGLYLESFGNPRKFGGLARMIGRTKPILVVKGGRSVGGRRAGVSHTAAAATPETAVDALFAQSGVLRMDTVEELVETARVLAVPPLPRGRRVAVVGNAGGAGILAADAAGRLGLELPELSTDVQEQLAAVGAVGTGNPVDLGAAASPRSLAQALQLLVGCGQVDSVVVNYAATRAGNVVEIYRAIAEAGDASGLPIVVNCVGARHAAPEIELADGRRLPVFPFPESAVRALAHAVRYAEWRARPQGVVPELARVDAAGARGVVQRFFRESPEGGWLDPTRVSQLLRRAGISVIPVATAFSRAEAIAAADSAGYPVALKTAAPGVLHKTDIGGVRVGLVNAVQLGQAYEEVTSAAGNPQVLVQAMAPRGTELAIGVVRDRLFGPLLMAGSGGVLTDVLADRQWRGLPLTDLDALDMLHSLRCAPVLAGYRGAKAADEEAVLSTVHRIAWLANLVPELAELDINPLVAAPSGAFAVDVRMRLTPAAPEPDWYARHLRSDRS
- a CDS encoding MBL fold metallo-hydrolase RNA specificity domain-containing protein produces the protein MSALTFLGAAGTVTGSKFLVERGQQRILLDCGMFQGEARWRRRNWDSFPVDPASLDAVVLTHAHLDHCGYLPSLVRQGFRGPVICTPGTADVAEIVLRDAAHLQMEDAQHARAGDYSRHDPPQPLFDTEDAERAIRLFQPATGRVELDGTTVTLHRAGHILGSAFAELELAGESLLVSGDLGRQHHPLLRPPEDPPAVDTVLVEATYGDRQHQPLDRAQLGRLISTTAARGGVTLMPAFAIDRTAVLLHELAGLMRDGLIPHLPVFVNSPMALAALNVYRAAVTNKSPELRPELLGGPDPFDPGTLRLVHSVEESMRISDPGRPAVVISASGMATGGRVLYHLERLLPGKRNTVILPGFQVPGTRGRALLDGARSVKIHGRYIPVRAQVVGQPEFSAHADSDELITWLSAAPSPPETVYVVHGEDHARAALANRIRDELDWTAVTPTHLERVRL
- a CDS encoding phosphoketolase, translating into MHELTGKPLSAEEVADLDAYWRAANYLSAGQIYLLGNPLLTEPLRAEHIKPRLLGHWGTTPGLNMLYTHLNRVIRRRDLTMMYVIGPGHGGPAIAANTWLEGSYSDVYPDVSRDASGMARLFHQFSFPGGIPSHVAPELPGSIHEGGELGYALSHAYGAVLDNPGLVVACVIGDGEAETGPLAASWHSNKFLDPATDGAVLPILHLNGYKIANPALLARIGDEELTRLLEGYGYRPYLVDGREPEHVHQALATTLDQALDDIAAIQTEARSQQDVPRRPWPMIVLRTPKGWTGPREVDGVPVEGTWRAHQVPLAGVRTSPEHLRMLEDWLRSYHPEELFDADGRPVERLLRQVPPTERRMGSSPHSNGGLLRRDLDLPDVAQYAVSVPSPGESEHEPTRVLGYYLRDVMRANLAHRNFRVFGPDETASNRLDALYDVTGKAWNAEVLPTDEHLAVDGRVMEILSEHTCQGWLEGYLLTGRHGWFSCYEAFVHIVDSMVNQHAKWLKVTRALPWRRPIASLNYLLTSHVWRQDHNGFSHQDPGFIDHVVNKKAEVVRVYLPPDTNTLLATADHCLRSKGYINVIVAGKQPQADWLAPEAAALHCARGIGVWEFASNDDGEPDVVMACAGDVPTLETLAAVSLLHEHLPSLKVRVVNVVDLMRLQPGSEHPHGLPDADFDALFTTDRPVIFAYHGYPWLIHRLTYRRHGHANLHVRGYKEEGTTTTPFDMVVRNDLDRFHLALDVIDRVPGLGQRAAVVRQWLVDQRARHHDYILEHGEDLPEIRNWHWRRRPA
- the pflA gene encoding pyruvate formate-lyase-activating protein, whose translation is MRLDTARTAAGDDRRRPVTGMVHSWDLSTAVDGPGARLVLFLAGCPLRCLYCQNPDTWSEPDGALTSVDDVLRKVRRYRPLFDRTGGGITVSGGEPLLQPKFTAAVFRACAEEGISTALDTSGALGTRATDELLLDTDLVLLDIKSFAPATYAQVTGGGDVTPTLRFARRLAGLERRVWIRFVLVPGLNDAADNIEPLADFVAALGNVERVDVLPFHALAAAKYEALGLPFPLADRPLPTPQQTAAVRERFATRGLDVT